Proteins co-encoded in one Candidatus Korarchaeum sp. genomic window:
- a CDS encoding pyridoxal phosphate-dependent aminotransferase has protein sequence MPRFASRMSSLGVEGAFIVLAKARELEREGKHIVHLEIGEPGYNPPKHVIEATKKAVEEGMTKYTPSAGIYELREAIAERVSETRGIDVKPENVVVTTGAKLAIFGALMSFIDPGDEVIIPMPAYPTYESVTKFVGGIVKPVVLKEERGFSPSIDDIMKEVSNRTKAIVINTPSNPTGAVYSRRDLEEIVKLARERDILVISDEIYEDIIFDGRKHESILSIPGAEEVSIMISGFSKTWAMTGYRLGYAVGKKEFVDKIAQVQLNTSSCPAHFAQVAAIHAIRGPQDEVHEMVRDYERKRDAIYDEISRIKGFSMLKPAGTFYAFPNIRGTGLSSNELADRLLREAGVALLSGTAFGDAGEGYLRISFAGPMEDIKEGMRRIREFISSL, from the coding sequence GTGCCTAGGTTCGCATCAAGGATGAGTAGTCTGGGTGTTGAGGGAGCTTTTATAGTCCTAGCGAAAGCTAGGGAGCTGGAGAGAGAGGGAAAGCATATAGTACATCTTGAGATAGGGGAGCCGGGATACAATCCGCCTAAACATGTGATAGAGGCTACTAAGAAGGCAGTAGAAGAGGGTATGACGAAATATACTCCATCCGCAGGGATTTATGAGTTAAGGGAAGCTATAGCTGAGAGAGTTTCTGAGACTAGAGGTATAGATGTTAAGCCTGAGAATGTCGTAGTTACTACTGGTGCTAAGCTCGCGATATTCGGCGCTCTAATGTCATTTATAGATCCAGGGGATGAAGTGATAATCCCGATGCCAGCTTACCCAACTTATGAAAGTGTCACTAAGTTTGTAGGAGGCATCGTGAAACCTGTAGTCCTGAAAGAGGAGAGAGGTTTCTCCCCAAGCATAGATGACATAATGAAGGAGGTTTCGAACAGGACGAAAGCTATAGTGATAAATACGCCCTCTAACCCAACTGGGGCCGTCTACAGCAGGAGAGATTTGGAGGAGATAGTCAAGCTAGCGAGGGAGAGGGATATCTTAGTGATATCTGATGAGATCTACGAGGATATAATATTTGACGGCAGGAAGCATGAGAGCATACTATCGATACCAGGAGCTGAGGAAGTCTCTATAATGATAAGCGGGTTCAGTAAGACATGGGCTATGACAGGATACAGATTAGGATATGCTGTCGGAAAGAAGGAGTTCGTAGATAAAATAGCTCAAGTGCAGCTCAATACATCGTCCTGCCCCGCTCATTTCGCTCAAGTCGCAGCTATACATGCTATAAGGGGACCTCAGGATGAAGTACATGAGATGGTTAGGGATTACGAGAGGAAGAGGGATGCTATATACGATGAGATATCTAGGATAAAGGGATTCAGCATGCTTAAACCAGCGGGAACATTTTATGCGTTCCCGAACATAAGAGGAACAGGGCTATCATCGAATGAGCTCGCAGATAGACTTTTACGTGAAGCTGGAGTGGCTCTTCTCTCTGGAACGGCTTTCGGAGATGCTGGTGAGGGATACTTGAGGATCTCTTTCGCGGGTCCCATGGAGGATATAAAAGAGGGAATGAGGAGAATAAGGGAATTTATTTCATCACTATAG